One window from the genome of Betaproteobacteria bacterium encodes:
- a CDS encoding phosphatase PAP2 family protein, whose protein sequence is MNFDTARTGWTLLASITLVGCASIPPPPPTELPEVRRGYVAGYLQPDQLPDGLALLPPPPAAGSAALAADEEAYRATRALRDTPRWGQATADAVLEFPKAAGHFSCALDMPISAQSTPHLNMLLRRVRMDASRALDLAKSHYKRKRPYAVTGEASCTPKEEAKMKPDSYPSGHASIGWAWALTLAELSPERANAIFARGLSFGQSRVVCGVHWKSDVDTGRVIGAATVSRLHADPVYTAQMVLARSEIEAARAADLKSPRDCAAEARALAIGK, encoded by the coding sequence ATGAACTTCGATACCGCAAGAACCGGCTGGACGCTGCTTGCCTCGATCACGCTGGTGGGCTGCGCGTCGATCCCGCCCCCGCCGCCGACCGAGCTTCCGGAGGTGCGCCGGGGGTACGTGGCCGGCTATCTCCAACCGGACCAGCTGCCGGACGGCTTGGCCCTGCTGCCCCCGCCGCCTGCGGCGGGCTCTGCGGCCCTGGCGGCCGATGAGGAAGCCTACCGGGCCACACGCGCCCTGCGGGACACGCCGCGCTGGGGCCAGGCCACAGCAGACGCGGTACTGGAGTTCCCCAAGGCGGCCGGGCATTTTTCGTGCGCCCTGGACATGCCGATTTCGGCGCAGTCGACGCCGCACCTCAACATGCTGCTGCGCCGGGTGCGCATGGATGCGAGCCGGGCCCTTGACCTGGCCAAGAGCCACTACAAACGCAAGCGGCCGTACGCCGTCACCGGCGAGGCGTCCTGCACGCCGAAGGAGGAAGCGAAGATGAAACCCGACTCCTACCCGTCCGGGCATGCCTCGATCGGCTGGGCCTGGGCGCTCACGCTGGCGGAACTGTCGCCGGAACGCGCGAACGCGATCTTTGCCCGGGGACTTTCATTCGGGCAGAGCCGCGTGGTGTGCGGCGTTCACTGGAAGAGCGACGTCGACACCGGCCGCGTGATCGGCGCGGCGACGGTGAGCCGCCTGCATGCCGACCCCGTCTACACCGCGCAGATGGTGTTGGCGCGCAGTGAAATCGAGGCGGCACGAGCCGCGGACCTCAAGTCGCCTCGCGACTGCGCGGCAGAGGCACGGGCCCTGGCGATCGGGAAATAG
- a CDS encoding DUF2892 domain-containing protein: MTRNVGNVDRIIRIVVGLGLLSLVYFLDGNARWWGLLGLGPIATAAMGYCPPYALIGINTCGNKAAAPPK; this comes from the coding sequence ATGACCAGGAACGTCGGCAACGTCGACCGCATCATCCGGATCGTCGTCGGCCTTGGACTGCTGAGCCTCGTCTATTTCCTCGACGGCAACGCCCGCTGGTGGGGACTGCTCGGGTTGGGGCCGATCGCCACCGCGGCGATGGGCTATTGCCCGCCCTACGCGTTGATCGGCATCAACACCTGCGGGAACAAGGCTGCGGCGCCGCCGAAGTAG
- a CDS encoding alpha/beta hydrolase, with product MTTTTLTPRTGRDALDYHDARHPGRPLVIHTYRPAAHGPDDPVVLVQHGVKRNGDEYRDFWIDAAEKHRLLIVATTFGDAPYPKPENYNNGAVVAPDGGVRPREDWLYAILPRVVEALRAGGVTRRPQVRLYGHSAGGQFAHRLLATQDHALYEAVVSGNPGWYTLPTLDRPFPEGVGGLGFGTPDLARWLAYPMTILSGEQDIDMADEHLPRNPEALAQGPTRFARARFFFDFAQRAAAQLGVPCRWQLVTVPGVGHDGCAMGKAAAALWFERRVPPPEELFSVATRVA from the coding sequence ATGACCACGACCACGCTCACCCCCCGAACCGGACGCGATGCCCTCGACTACCACGACGCGCGGCATCCCGGCCGGCCGCTCGTGATCCACACCTATCGTCCCGCCGCGCACGGGCCCGACGATCCGGTGGTGCTCGTCCAGCACGGGGTCAAGCGCAACGGCGACGAGTACCGCGATTTCTGGATCGACGCGGCCGAGAAGCATCGCCTGCTCATCGTGGCGACGACGTTCGGCGACGCGCCGTACCCGAAGCCGGAGAACTACAACAACGGGGCCGTGGTGGCACCCGACGGCGGCGTGCGCCCGCGCGAGGACTGGCTTTACGCGATCCTGCCGCGCGTGGTGGAGGCGCTGCGCGCGGGTGGCGTCACGCGGCGTCCGCAGGTGCGCCTCTATGGCCATTCCGCGGGCGGGCAGTTCGCGCACCGCCTGCTGGCGACCCAGGATCATGCGCTCTACGAGGCTGTGGTGTCGGGGAACCCGGGGTGGTACACGCTGCCGACGCTGGATCGACCCTTTCCCGAAGGCGTGGGCGGCCTGGGATTCGGCACGCCGGATCTTGCGCGCTGGCTTGCGTATCCGATGACCATCCTCTCGGGCGAGCAGGACATCGACATGGCCGACGAGCACCTGCCGCGCAATCCGGAAGCCCTGGCGCAGGGGCCCACGCGCTTCGCCCGCGCCCGGTTCTTCTTCGACTTCGCGCAGCGCGCGGCCGCGCAGCTCGGTGTCCCCTGCCGATGGCAACTCGTCACGGTTCCGGGCGTGGGCCACGACGGCTGCGCCATGGGCAAGGCCGCTGCGGCACTGTGGTTCGAGAGAAGGGTGCCGCCCCCGGAGGAACTGTTCTCGGTAGCTACCCGGGTTGCCTGA
- a CDS encoding ABC transporter ATP-binding protein, producing the protein MSAGRAPPPPVVRAVEGVDLAIHRGEVLGLVGESGCGKSTLARLVTGILPPTAGEIYFEGRPAAGLKGRERLDYLLAVQMIFQDPYASLDPRMRVHRIVGEALAVHRLVPPGELDAAIDRALSDVGLDAGYRDRYPHQFSGGQRQRIGIARALAVKPRVLVCDEPVAALDVSIQAQVVNLFMDLRERHALTYLFVSHNLGLVRFICDRVAIMYLGRLVETGPVAELFASPAHPYTRALLEAIPRIHGRKRVFVPVKGELPSPLAPPSGCAFHPRCPSATPECRETRPELREIAPGRHAACHLLTRP; encoded by the coding sequence ATGTCCGCCGGCCGTGCGCCGCCGCCGCCCGTGGTGCGTGCCGTCGAGGGCGTTGACCTTGCGATCCACCGTGGCGAGGTGCTGGGGCTCGTGGGCGAGTCGGGCTGCGGCAAGTCCACGCTGGCGCGCCTGGTGACGGGCATCCTTCCGCCGACCGCCGGCGAGATTTACTTCGAGGGGCGGCCGGCCGCGGGCCTGAAGGGGCGCGAGCGCCTCGACTACCTTCTCGCGGTGCAGATGATCTTCCAGGACCCGTACGCGAGTCTCGACCCGCGCATGCGCGTGCACCGGATCGTGGGCGAGGCGCTTGCGGTGCACCGCCTTGTGCCGCCGGGCGAGCTGGACGCGGCGATCGACCGGGCGCTCTCCGACGTGGGGCTCGATGCCGGCTACCGCGACCGCTACCCGCACCAGTTCTCCGGCGGCCAGCGGCAGCGCATCGGCATCGCGCGGGCGCTGGCCGTGAAGCCGCGCGTGCTGGTATGCGACGAGCCGGTGGCCGCGCTCGATGTCTCCATCCAGGCGCAGGTGGTGAACCTGTTCATGGACCTGCGCGAACGCCACGCGCTCACCTACCTGTTCGTGAGCCACAACCTCGGGCTGGTGCGCTTCATCTGCGACCGCGTGGCGATCATGTACCTCGGCCGCCTCGTGGAGACGGGGCCCGTCGCGGAACTGTTCGCGAGCCCCGCGCATCCGTACACCCGGGCGCTGCTCGAGGCGATCCCGCGCATCCATGGGCGCAAGCGCGTGTTCGTGCCCGTGAAGGGCGAACTGCCGTCGCCTCTCGCGCCGCCCTCGGGCTGCGCCTTCCATCCGCGTTGCCCCTCGGCCACGCCCGAATGCCGTGAAACGAGGCCGGAACTGCGCGAAATCGCGCCCGGCCGCCACGCCGCCTGCCACTTGCTCACCCGACCCTGA
- a CDS encoding ABC transporter ATP-binding protein — MSAPLLQVRGLRTVFHLADGAWAAVDGVDLEVDRGEVLGLVGESGSGKTVTGFSIVGLVDPPGEVIAGEVVFAGEDLRRAPEARLRELRGDRIAMIFQDPLMTLNPVLTIGEQMAEAVLEHGGTDGAAALALAAEALGRVGMSSAEARLRQYPHEFSGGMRQRVAIATALLNKPDLIIADEPTTALDVTIQGQILFEMQKLARETGAALIWITHDLTVVAELADRIAVMYAGRIVETGSVAEVLDNPRHPYTRGLLDCVPGETGHGMRLSQIDGMAPRLNARPAGCAFAPRCPRASDLCRTVDPPLVADEARRYRCHHPLAPGESW; from the coding sequence TTGAGCGCGCCGCTGCTGCAGGTCCGGGGCCTTCGGACCGTCTTTCACCTCGCCGACGGCGCGTGGGCCGCCGTGGACGGCGTCGATCTCGAGGTGGATCGCGGCGAGGTGCTGGGGCTCGTGGGGGAGTCGGGCTCGGGCAAGACGGTCACGGGCTTTTCCATCGTGGGCCTCGTCGATCCGCCCGGCGAGGTGATCGCGGGCGAGGTGGTCTTCGCGGGCGAGGACTTGCGCCGGGCCCCCGAGGCGCGGCTGCGGGAACTGCGCGGCGACCGCATCGCGATGATCTTCCAGGATCCCTTGATGACGCTGAACCCCGTGCTCACCATCGGCGAGCAGATGGCCGAGGCGGTGCTCGAGCATGGCGGGACGGACGGGGCGGCGGCGCTGGCACTGGCGGCCGAGGCGCTCGGGCGCGTGGGCATGTCCTCGGCCGAGGCGCGGCTCAGGCAGTACCCCCACGAGTTCTCCGGCGGCATGCGCCAGCGCGTGGCGATCGCGACCGCGCTCCTCAACAAGCCCGACCTCATCATCGCCGACGAGCCCACGACCGCGCTCGACGTGACGATCCAGGGCCAGATCCTCTTCGAGATGCAGAAGCTCGCGCGCGAGACGGGCGCGGCGCTCATCTGGATCACGCACGACCTGACGGTCGTGGCCGAACTCGCGGACCGCATCGCCGTCATGTACGCCGGACGGATCGTGGAGACGGGGAGCGTGGCGGAAGTGCTCGACAACCCGCGCCACCCGTACACGCGCGGGCTCCTCGACTGCGTTCCCGGCGAGACCGGCCACGGCATGCGCCTTTCGCAGATCGACGGCATGGCCCCGCGCCTCAATGCGCGGCCCGCGGGTTGTGCCTTCGCGCCGCGCTGCCCGCGGGCATCCGACCTGTGCCGCACGGTCGATCCGCCGCTCGTGGCGGACGAGGCTCGCCGCTACCGCTGCCACCATCCGCTCGCGCCGGGAGAGTCGTGGTGA
- a CDS encoding ABC transporter permease, translating into MNPVPVLPGDDTPIRRQVLRRLARQPTARGAAIVLAVIVAFALIGPFIAPQNPYDLTALNVMDNRLAPGEKGLAGFTFWLGTDAQGRDLLSAILYGLRTSLFVGLAATAGALLVGVSVGLTAAQFGGRVDSFLMRVVDFILGFPSILVALVLLASIGRGVDKVILAIVVVQWANYARLMRAAALVERRKEYIEAAMNQGLPTGYIMRAHLLPNSIGSVLVVATVSIAGAITLEATLSFLGVGVPVTEPSLGLLIANGFEFLLSGEYWISLFPGLALLMLIMSINVVGERLRRSFDAHRH; encoded by the coding sequence GTGAACCCCGTGCCCGTCCTGCCCGGGGACGACACCCCGATCCGGCGCCAGGTGCTGCGGCGCCTGGCCCGGCAACCCACCGCGCGGGGGGCTGCGATCGTGCTGGCCGTGATCGTCGCGTTCGCGCTCATCGGGCCGTTCATCGCGCCGCAGAATCCCTACGACCTCACGGCGCTCAACGTGATGGACAACCGCCTGGCGCCCGGGGAAAAGGGCCTGGCGGGCTTCACCTTCTGGCTCGGCACCGACGCGCAGGGGCGCGACCTGCTGAGCGCCATCCTCTACGGGCTTCGCACCAGCCTCTTCGTGGGGCTTGCGGCCACGGCTGGCGCGCTCCTCGTGGGCGTGAGCGTGGGCCTCACCGCCGCGCAGTTCGGCGGCCGCGTGGACTCCTTCCTCATGCGGGTGGTCGATTTCATTCTCGGTTTTCCCTCGATCCTGGTAGCGCTCGTGCTCCTTGCCTCCATCGGCCGGGGGGTGGACAAGGTGATCCTCGCGATCGTGGTCGTGCAATGGGCCAACTACGCGCGCCTCATGCGCGCCGCGGCGCTGGTCGAACGGCGCAAGGAATACATCGAGGCGGCGATGAACCAGGGCCTGCCCACGGGCTACATCATGCGGGCGCACCTGCTGCCCAACAGCATCGGCTCGGTGCTGGTCGTGGCCACGGTCAGCATCGCGGGCGCCATCACGCTCGAGGCGACGCTCTCCTTCCTCGGGGTCGGCGTCCCGGTGACGGAGCCCTCGCTGGGACTGCTCATCGCGAACGGCTTCGAGTTCCTGCTCTCCGGCGAATACTGGATCTCGCTCTTCCCGGGCCTGGCCCTGCTCATGCTCATCATGTCCATCAACGTCGTCGGGGAGCGGCTGCGCCGCAGCTTCGACGCCCACCGGCATTGA
- a CDS encoding ABC transporter permease, which produces MATYALQRLIQSFFVLLAASVVVFLAVYGIGNPIELLVPPQASALERDELVRRLGLDLPLWRQYLVFAWNAMHGDLGRSFVHGVPAIDLILSRLPATLELVLLAMALAVSFGIPLGLVAGLNPEARLSRFIMGGTVLGYSLPNFWKGMMLILVFAVLLGWLPTSGRGVTVDILGLRTSLLTLDGLRHLILPALNLAIPNMALMIRLVAAGTTEAKAQDYVKYARAKGVRPRRIVLRHILRNILIPVVTVVGIEFGSLVAFSTITETVFAWPGMGKLLIDSIYQLDRPIVVSYIMLATFLFVSVNLLVDLLYAALDPRVRLAGEAS; this is translated from the coding sequence ATGGCCACCTACGCGCTGCAGCGGCTGATCCAGAGCTTCTTCGTCCTTCTGGCCGCCTCGGTCGTCGTCTTCCTCGCGGTCTACGGCATCGGGAACCCGATCGAGCTGCTGGTTCCCCCGCAGGCGAGCGCGCTAGAGCGCGACGAGCTCGTGCGCCGCCTCGGCCTCGACCTGCCGCTGTGGCGGCAGTACCTCGTGTTCGCCTGGAACGCGATGCATGGCGACCTCGGCCGCTCCTTCGTGCACGGCGTGCCCGCCATCGACCTCATCCTTTCGCGCCTGCCGGCCACCCTCGAACTGGTGCTGCTGGCGATGGCGCTCGCCGTCTCCTTCGGCATCCCGCTCGGGCTCGTGGCGGGGCTGAACCCCGAGGCGCGGCTCTCGCGCTTCATCATGGGCGGGACGGTGCTGGGCTACTCGCTGCCCAACTTCTGGAAGGGGATGATGCTGATCCTCGTCTTCGCGGTGCTGCTCGGGTGGCTGCCCACTTCGGGACGCGGCGTGACGGTGGACATCCTGGGCCTCAGGACGAGCCTGCTCACCCTCGACGGGTTGAGGCACCTGATCCTTCCCGCGCTCAACCTGGCGATCCCGAACATGGCGCTCATGATCCGGCTGGTCGCGGCGGGCACCACGGAGGCGAAGGCGCAGGACTACGTGAAGTACGCGCGCGCCAAGGGCGTGCGGCCGCGGCGCATCGTCTTGCGGCACATCCTGCGCAACATCCTCATCCCGGTGGTGACCGTGGTGGGGATCGAGTTCGGCAGCCTCGTCGCCTTCTCGACCATCACCGAGACCGTGTTCGCGTGGCCGGGGATGGGCAAGCTCCTCATCGACAGCATCTACCAGCTCGACCGGCCGATCGTCGTCTCCTACATCATGCTGGCGACGTTCCTTTTCGTTTCCGTGAACCTGCTCGTGGACCTGCTGTACGCCGCGCTCGACCCGCGCGTGCGGCTGGCGGGAGAGGCCTCGTGA
- a CDS encoding ABC transporter substrate-binding protein: protein MTTFPRALPALFALAMAVAPAAAQTLRIALSSEPTSVDPHYHVLAPNNALAAHIYDALVDTDEAQRLVPSLATAWKNDGANKWTFTLRKGVNFSNGKPFTADDAIFTFCRVAKNETNIAGGNKDLIRNMRTIEAPDPYTLVVTTAEPEPLLPRLLAGISILTSSITAHGKITFSLASNCGVTGPWPSVSQFNEGSVAIGTGPYKLKSYVRGSAIELVRHDGYWGDKPYWEAVKMVPVTNAGPRLAGLIAGDYDLIENPAARDLGRLREDKRFGYEISPSSRVIFFQLDVARSPSPLVKDDKGGNPLMDVRVRKALSMAIDRDAIAKRIMDGGAQPAYQFLPTGMFGTLPNPPVIRFDPAAARKLLAEAGYANGFDLTLSATNDRYINDAQIAQAVAGYLSQVGVRTKVDAMTRAIYFPRRAKREFSFAMGGWGSAEASNFMRYWAATLDKNKTHGTSNYGGLADPAFDELISKALVTMDDEKRAELLRQAGTRLLELHAFIPLHFESTIWAHRADIAYAGRADQYTLAMSAKPLKK, encoded by the coding sequence ATGACGACCTTCCCCCGCGCGCTTCCCGCCTTATTCGCCCTTGCCATGGCGGTCGCTCCCGCCGCGGCCCAGACGCTTCGCATCGCGCTGTCCTCCGAGCCGACCTCGGTCGATCCGCACTACCACGTGCTTGCGCCCAACAACGCGCTCGCGGCCCATATCTACGACGCGCTCGTGGATACGGACGAGGCGCAGCGCCTCGTTCCCAGCCTCGCCACCGCGTGGAAGAACGACGGCGCGAACAAGTGGACCTTCACGCTGAGGAAGGGCGTCAACTTCTCCAACGGCAAGCCGTTCACGGCCGACGACGCGATCTTCACCTTCTGCCGCGTGGCCAAGAACGAGACCAACATCGCGGGCGGCAACAAGGACCTGATCCGCAACATGCGCACCATCGAGGCGCCGGATCCCTACACGCTCGTCGTCACGACCGCGGAGCCCGAGCCGCTCCTGCCGCGGCTGCTCGCCGGGATCTCCATCCTCACCTCGTCGATCACGGCCCACGGAAAGATCACGTTCTCGCTCGCCTCGAACTGCGGCGTGACCGGTCCCTGGCCGAGCGTGAGCCAGTTCAACGAGGGCAGCGTCGCGATCGGCACCGGCCCCTACAAGCTGAAAAGCTACGTGCGCGGCTCGGCCATCGAGCTCGTGCGCCACGACGGCTACTGGGGCGACAAGCCGTACTGGGAGGCCGTGAAGATGGTGCCGGTCACCAACGCCGGGCCGCGCCTCGCCGGGCTCATCGCGGGCGATTACGACCTCATCGAGAATCCCGCCGCTCGCGATCTGGGCCGCCTGCGGGAGGACAAGCGCTTCGGCTACGAGATCTCGCCGTCCTCGCGCGTGATCTTCTTCCAGCTCGACGTGGCCCGCAGCCCCAGCCCTCTCGTGAAGGACGACAAGGGCGGCAACCCGTTGATGGACGTGCGCGTGCGCAAGGCCCTGTCGATGGCGATCGACCGCGATGCCATCGCCAAGCGCATCATGGATGGCGGCGCGCAGCCCGCCTACCAGTTCCTGCCGACGGGCATGTTCGGCACGCTCCCGAACCCCCCGGTGATCCGGTTCGACCCGGCCGCGGCGAGGAAGCTGCTCGCCGAAGCCGGATACGCCAACGGATTCGACCTCACGCTATCGGCCACGAACGACCGCTACATCAACGATGCCCAGATCGCGCAGGCCGTGGCCGGATACCTGTCACAGGTCGGCGTCCGCACGAAGGTGGATGCGATGACCCGCGCCATCTACTTCCCGCGCCGCGCCAAGCGGGAGTTCAGCTTCGCGATGGGCGGCTGGGGATCGGCGGAGGCGTCGAATTTCATGCGCTACTGGGCCGCCACGCTCGACAAGAATAAGACGCACGGCACCTCGAACTACGGCGGCCTGGCCGACCCCGCCTTCGACGAGCTCATCAGCAAGGCGCTCGTCACGATGGACGACGAGAAGCGCGCGGAGCTGCTTCGCCAGGCCGGCACGCGCCTGCTCGAACTTCATGCCTTCATTCCGCTGCATTTCGAGAGCACCATCTGGGCGCACCGCGCGGACATCGCCTACGCAGGCCGAGCGGACCAGTACACGCTCGCCATGTCGGCGAAGCCCTTGAAGAAGTAG
- a CDS encoding adenylate/guanylate cyclase domain-containing protein, whose protein sequence is MVPQTRYARSGKVNIAYQVTGEGPLDLVFIPGWVSHVELAWEDPERGAFLRRLASFSRLIIFDKRGTGLSDRVPDDQLPTLEERMDDLRAVMDAVGSRRAALFGYSEGGNMSVLFAATYPERTVALVTFSCFAKRIWSPDYPWAPTPEARAKEYETVEREWGNLMDLAHYIPSKMHDVEFARRQATFMRRSASPSAAVALLRMNTQIDVRAVLPAISAPTLVMHRTGDLDVNIEEGRWLATRIPGARFVEFAGDDHMPWIGNSDSILDEVQEFLTGMRPERDVDRVLATVLFTDIVGSTEHLARVGDKAWKDMLARQREIVRRALSAFRGREVDTAGDGFFATFDGPARGVRCAFSIQEAARPLGLAIRAGLHTGEVELDGERVGGMAVHIGARIAAQAGAGEALVSSTVKDLVSGSGLRFEDRGAHALKGVPGEWRLYAAS, encoded by the coding sequence ATGGTTCCCCAGACTCGATATGCGCGCAGCGGGAAGGTGAACATCGCCTACCAGGTCACTGGCGAGGGTCCGCTCGACCTGGTCTTCATACCCGGCTGGGTATCCCACGTCGAACTTGCCTGGGAGGATCCCGAGCGGGGAGCCTTCCTGCGCCGGCTTGCGTCATTCTCGCGCCTGATCATCTTCGACAAACGCGGCACGGGCCTCTCCGACCGCGTCCCGGACGACCAGCTGCCGACCCTCGAGGAAAGGATGGACGACCTGCGCGCCGTGATGGATGCGGTCGGCTCGCGACGCGCGGCGCTCTTCGGTTACTCGGAAGGCGGCAACATGTCCGTTCTGTTTGCGGCCACCTATCCGGAGCGCACGGTAGCGCTCGTCACCTTCAGCTGCTTTGCGAAACGCATCTGGAGCCCCGACTATCCGTGGGCGCCGACACCCGAGGCGCGCGCGAAGGAATACGAAACGGTCGAGCGCGAATGGGGCAACCTGATGGACCTGGCGCACTACATTCCGAGCAAGATGCATGACGTCGAGTTCGCGCGCCGGCAGGCCACCTTCATGCGCCGCTCGGCCAGCCCCAGCGCAGCGGTCGCGCTGCTCAGGATGAACACGCAGATCGACGTGCGCGCGGTGCTGCCTGCGATCAGCGCGCCGACGCTGGTCATGCATCGCACGGGAGATCTCGACGTGAACATCGAGGAGGGTCGCTGGCTGGCCACGCGCATTCCCGGGGCCCGCTTCGTGGAATTCGCCGGCGACGATCACATGCCCTGGATCGGCAATTCGGATTCCATCCTCGATGAGGTCCAGGAGTTCCTGACCGGCATGCGGCCCGAGCGCGACGTCGATCGTGTGCTTGCGACGGTGCTGTTCACCGACATCGTCGGGTCCACGGAGCACCTGGCTCGCGTGGGCGACAAGGCATGGAAGGACATGCTGGCTCGCCAGCGCGAGATCGTGCGGCGCGCGCTTTCCGCCTTTCGGGGACGTGAAGTCGATACCGCGGGCGACGGCTTCTTCGCCACCTTCGACGGTCCGGCGCGCGGCGTTCGCTGCGCATTCAGCATCCAGGAGGCGGCTCGGCCCCTGGGGCTCGCGATCCGGGCCGGCTTGCACACGGGCGAAGTCGAACTCGACGGCGAACGCGTGGGCGGCATGGCGGTCCACATCGGCGCTCGCATCGCCGCCCAGGCGGGCGCCGGGGAAGCGCTGGTCTCCAGTACCGTCAAGGACCTGGTCTCGGGATCCGGGCTGCGCTTCGAGGACCGCGGCGCGCATGCCTTGAAGGGCGTGCCGGGCGAATGGAGGTTATACGCGGCGAGCTGA
- a CDS encoding iron-containing alcohol dehydrogenase, whose protein sequence is MIQMPSVVGSVVRSVGLSTAMKAAGVVTGLLPIPQPMLLVGPGSSRRLGQALCGFGHRRILIVTDRIVAQLGLMKGLTQALEKGGAEFVVFDAVTPDAPIPMIEKGIAFYDKRGCDAIVAFGGGSPMDAAKAIAYSAANRKHPRKLVGYFKGLHSPAPIYAVPTTAGTGSEVTVAAVISDPDTEQKLVIADTRLVPAMAALDPSLMIGLPRDVTAATGMDALTHAIEAFIGQWATDYTDRMALAAVALIYGNLRVVVRNGKDLEARERMSLAATYAGLAFTRANVGYVHAIAHQLGGKYHTPHGLANAILLPHVLRFLSPAITRRLALLAVRAGVGAEGERATVLAKKFLESIEALNRDVGIPTQLDALREADIPALAKAACWEADTSYPVPKYMSQDDCAGILRQILPGTPPRKR, encoded by the coding sequence ATGATCCAGATGCCGAGTGTCGTGGGAAGCGTGGTGCGATCCGTGGGACTGTCGACCGCGATGAAGGCGGCCGGCGTGGTGACGGGGCTCCTGCCGATTCCACAGCCGATGCTGCTGGTGGGTCCCGGCTCGAGCCGGCGACTGGGCCAGGCACTGTGCGGGTTCGGGCACCGGAGAATCCTGATCGTCACGGACCGGATCGTGGCGCAGCTCGGGCTCATGAAGGGCCTCACCCAGGCCCTGGAGAAGGGCGGGGCCGAGTTCGTCGTGTTCGACGCGGTTACCCCGGATGCGCCCATCCCGATGATCGAGAAGGGCATCGCGTTCTACGACAAGCGCGGCTGCGACGCGATCGTGGCCTTCGGCGGGGGCTCGCCCATGGACGCGGCGAAGGCCATCGCCTACTCGGCCGCCAACCGGAAGCACCCACGCAAGCTGGTCGGGTACTTCAAGGGCCTGCACTCGCCGGCGCCGATCTATGCCGTGCCGACGACCGCGGGAACCGGGTCGGAGGTGACCGTGGCCGCGGTGATCTCGGACCCGGACACCGAGCAGAAGCTGGTGATCGCCGACACGCGGCTCGTGCCGGCCATGGCGGCGCTCGATCCGTCGCTCATGATCGGGTTGCCGCGCGATGTGACGGCGGCCACGGGCATGGACGCGCTCACCCACGCCATCGAGGCCTTCATCGGCCAGTGGGCCACCGACTACACGGACCGGATGGCGCTCGCCGCCGTGGCGCTCATCTACGGCAACCTGCGCGTCGTGGTCCGCAACGGCAAGGACCTGGAGGCGCGCGAGCGGATGTCGCTGGCCGCCACCTACGCCGGCCTCGCCTTCACGCGGGCGAACGTGGGCTACGTCCACGCGATCGCGCACCAGCTCGGCGGCAAGTACCACACCCCGCATGGCCTGGCCAACGCGATCCTGCTGCCGCACGTGCTGCGCTTCCTGAGCCCTGCGATCACCAGGCGGCTGGCGCTGCTGGCGGTGCGCGCCGGGGTGGGAGCGGAGGGCGAGCGGGCGACGGTGCTGGCGAAGAAGTTCCTCGAGTCGATCGAGGCGCTGAACCGGGACGTGGGGATTCCGACGCAGCTCGATGCGCTTCGGGAAGCGGATATTCCCGCGTTGGCCAAGGCGGCGTGCTGGGAGGCGGATACCAGCTATCCGGTTCCGAAGTACATGTCGCAGGATGACTGCGCGGGCATTCTGCGCCAGATCCTGCCAGGGACGCCGCCGCGCAAGCGATGA